The genomic interval TACTACTGGTCGAACGGTATGTGGTACTCGTCTTGGCAACTGACGAACTGGTCTGGCTGAACCAGTTGGTATCGTGTGAGTGGCAACTTGAGTTCTACCCATGTCATGTGGTCCCTTCGAAAACAGATCTTCATAACCACTCAACAACTGATGTAATGTGAGGCTTTCCTCAGGACTCGGAGCTGAATCCGAccaatcaaattgctttaaGAATTCTGCATTCAGTGTTTCTGATGCCTTTTTCTCCGGACCCTCACTCAGTCCACAAGCTGCAATACACTTCACATCAACATCGCACAGTTCGCCTAGCCTTGTGCCCTTCCACAATCGTCTTGGGCCATCCAGGATTAATAGTTCAACTGGTATGATTTCATCACCCTGTTGCTTCACTTCTACTAAAGCTCGAGCAACATGTACTCCTGTTCTCTCAATAAATAAGGTATCTGGCTCCATTAGCCAAGTTCCAGGCTCTACACTGCCAGTTCCTTCATGAACAACTTTAGCTTTAGCGATTATTCGTTCTCCTGCTCCCTCCAAGTGTTCATCCAGCACCACACTAAATTTTGATCGTCGTAGTGGTGTGGAAAGCTCAGCTACAGTTCCGCTCCACTCTAAGCGTTTTTGAGCCAAATCCAGGATCATTCCATGGTCTAGGAGAAAATCCGACCCAATTATAGGACAAGTGTCAAATTGTACCACAACAAACTTGTGCATGGTATGCCAGTGGCCTATTTTCACCTCTATGCTCACTTGTCCAATCACTTCCAATGGATCTCCtgttactgttgtcaacttgGGTTCTTGACATGAAGGAAAAGATGACATTAATGTTTGGTCTACCATGTGGTCAGGAACAATAGAGACTACTGCTCCTGTGTCTACTAGGCAAGAAGCATTGTTGTGGTTTAGCTCAAGATTGAGCATCAATGACGTCTCCGTTACACCTGCAACAACATTCACTTGACTACGTTGACCACGCCCTCTCACAACACCTGCTGCTGTAGACTGACTTCTACCCTCTGATTGTTGAGGCAACGTGAATCTTCGTCCTGCTGCTGATTGCTGCATCCGTTGAGGGCAATCACGAGTTAAGCGCCCAGTCTTGTGGCAAACAAAACATGGTCTGATTGTAACTTGTTTACAATTGCTGCGGACAAGTCCTTCCCCACCACAAGCAAAACAGGGACGTCCCGCCTTTTGTTGCTGCCACCGCATGGGAACTACACGCTTGGAATCTGGAGTGACGGACGCACCGATTACACTCACCGACTGCAACGCTTGCTCAATCCGATCCAGTCGTTCCGCCAAGCTCACATCAATACTCGCACGATCTGCAATCGCTCGAACTTGACCATCCGTCCGCTTTCCGAGTTTCCTCCGCTCTAACAACATCAATTCACGTGCTCTGATCACCGCCGCCTGAAAACTCGCCTCAGGGTGTAGGTCCAACTCTCCGGCAAAGGACGGTGCGTTGTTGATCAAAGCTTCGACGACCAAGGGATCCATCAACTGCTGGTCACGCAGCTCTGCTGTCAAATTTGGCATCCTCTTCGTCAAAAGAGTCTCCAAATCTTGCGCATACACCTCCAGTGCCTCAGACGACTTCCAACAGCGAGACATAAATTGTGGACGTGCGAGACGACGACTCTCAATCGTAGTAGGCGAAAACACGCGCTTGAGATGAGTCGTAAGCTCCGCATAGTTTCCTTTCTGCTCCGCCGTCATCTGTCGATAGACAGCATACGCCCTTCCCTTCAGAAGAGTCGGTAACAaccgtagtttcatgtcagCGTCCCAACCATTTGCCGTCGCAGTAAGATCGAAACGCTCCACCCACATCTCAACATCTCCATCCTCAAATTTCTCTGGAACAGATACTA from Corticium candelabrum chromosome 14, ooCorCand1.1, whole genome shotgun sequence carries:
- the LOC134190293 gene encoding uncharacterized protein LOC134190293; this translates as MAQQQEEGQQAVQQAQLLQRVVSVPEKFEDGDVEMWVERFDLTATANGWDADMKLRLLPTLLKGRAYAVYRQMTAEQKGNYAELTTHLKRVFSPTTIESRRLARPQFMSRCWKSSEALEVYAQDLETLLTKRMPNLTAELRDQQLMDPLVVEALINNAPSFAGELDLHPEASFQAAVIRARELMLLERRKLGKRTDGQVRAIADRASIDVSLAERLDRIEQALQSVSVIGASVTPDSKRVVPMRWQQQKAGRPCFACGGEGLVRSNCKQVTIRPCFVCHKTGRLTRDCPQRMQQSAAGRRFTLPQQSEGRSQSTAAGVVRGRGQRSQVNVVAGVTETSLMLNLELNHNNASCLVDTGAVVSIVPDHMVDQTLMSSFPSCQEPKLTTVTGDPLEVIGQVSIEVKIGHWHTMHKFVVVQFDTCPIIGSDFLLDHGMILDLAQKRLEWSGTVAELSTPLRRSKFSVVLDEHLEGAGERIIAKAKVVHEGTGSVEPGTWLMEPDTLFIERTGVHVARALVEVKQQGDEIIPVELLILDGPRRLWKGTRLGELCDVDVKCIAACGLSEGPEKKASETLNAEFLKQFDWSDSAPSPEESLTLHQLLSGYEDLFSKGPHDMGRTQVATHTIPTGSARPVRQLPRRVSSFQRLMDLVLSGIQGVACLVYLDDVLVFSKSFDSHLERLTNGLQCLQKAGLKLRPEKCHFAKSSVEYLGHVVSKDGLKPAERNLMAVRNFPVPRDMAAVRRFLGLAGYYRRFISGFSVMAAPLFRLLQRNSCFEWTVACNEAFECLRSCLVSDPIVAFPDLSPEANPFQLATDASDCGIGAVLSQCQNGVERVIGYASRTLRKPERNYSTIEKEALAIVWAVSYFRPYLYGNQFVLTTDHKPLSWLKSFKEPKGCIARWIMQLEEYNWQIQHRPGRENVNADALSRDHPVQSTEEQGEFECPESMFPPSFQDDLSRQSKPVSSVGITRSAQELRQLQEADPLLSLVMNDFPRRRQVPTQRAKNRRWLALKKIWPQLQMEDGVQGRNVIKVKSGWCYQMLWLLRS